A stretch of the Helicoverpa zea isolate HzStark_Cry1AcR chromosome 29, ilHelZeax1.1, whole genome shotgun sequence genome encodes the following:
- the LOC124644044 gene encoding uncharacterized protein LOC124644044, with amino-acid sequence MSDYENDLFNFIPMNRAAAEQNNDKQLNLEGPSSKQLKKSSTAAFTSVKKLTRGAKIIRIEIYDTENFPDHISSLCNCDAELCVQHVVKNVFMDDVYKSVKEIALKVSDIMP; translated from the exons atgtcg gacTATGAAAATGACCTGTTCAACTTCATTCCCATGAACAGGGCAGCTGCGGAACAAAATAACGATAAACAGTTGAACCTAGAAGGTCCTAGCAGCAAGCAACTGAAAAAATCTTCAACGGCTGCATTTAcctctgtaaaaaaacttacacGAGGTGCTAAAATTATAAGAATCGAGATTTATGATACCGAAAACTTCCCCGATCATATAAGTTCATTATGCAATTGTGATGCTGAGTTATGTGTGCAGCATgtggttaaaaatgtttttatggaCGATGTTTATAAATCTGTTAAAGAAATTGCTTTAAAAGTGTCAGATATAATGCCATAA
- the LOC124644042 gene encoding uncharacterized protein LOC124644042: MSKHTADHIFPSEDESSDGVQMKVKTKENKKRKSSPTRSPQPSTSKKGKTVIRPIPPITKSTAREVFGSDSDDDAVDAPAEKKPPMIYSYVTRRLANGFSRQIDENKKGAFYIELKVYKCDEIERIQPVNRWRHSVITIKNKTDEDSESWRHLNEFIISTRREFKRCTPTFISSYQ, translated from the exons AT GTCCAAACACACTGCTGACCATATTTTCCCTTCGGAGGACGAATCGTCGGACGGGGTGCAGATGAAGGTCAAGACAAAGGAGAACAAGAAACGTAAATCGTCGCCAACGCGCAGCCCCCAGCCGTCTACCAGTAAGAAAGGCAAGACAGTTATTCGCCCCATCCCTCCTATTACCAAGTCTACGGCTCGCGAGGTGTTCGGGAGTGACAGCGACGACGACGCGGTAGACGCACCCGCGGAGAAGAAGCCTCCGATGATTTACTCCTATGTCACACGGAGGCTGGCCAACGGTTTTTCTCGTCAAATAGATGAGAATAAAAAAGGTGCGTTCTACATAGAACTTAAAGTATACAAGTGTGACGAGATAGAGCGGATTCAACCCGTGAATAGGTGGCGTCACTCggtgataacaataaaaaataaaactgacgaaGATTCTGAATCGTGGAGGCACTTGAATGAATTCATTATAAGTACTAGGCGGGAGTTCAAACGCTGTACTCCAACGTTTATAAGTTCATACCAATAA